A single region of the Jatrophihabitans sp. GAS493 genome encodes:
- a CDS encoding AMP-binding protein: protein MAIGHAHTFLRGHWSNAHDPELGPVRSVAQSDIQKVDAMEPEHDFATVPDLVASLHCSSGRVVFCETGGELAHVDIPAAAERGAARLRSVGVGKGDVVGLLVPTSAEFICAFFAVLLTGAAVAALPIPPVVMDPVDVAARVVPSVRKARMRFLLVHGVGEPVGQAVSARLNGHGESVEGLLCSDLLAPLGAPVPNAAGMILADVPQPEDIALIQFSSGSTSDPKGVMLSHRAVLAALSSTNARVQTVPSDVVVGWVPLFHDLGLITLLSSLAAGIEARLFSPISLVRAPEDILRDIARSRGTITGGPNFAFDRMLSAAERLAPEEELDLSCWRIALNGGETVRPETVRRFRRILGPRGVSSATMYPGYGLAEATLGVTLPLPGVDPRVLTIDRRSLAPGSPVEIVEDATPGMTELVGLGVPVPEIELFVLGPDGTALPERHLGELCIRGTTVTSGYLHDPEATERAFTGGLLHTGDLGFIDNRELFIAGRVQEMIIVRGRNIFPYDVENVVRDVIGVYHGHCVAVARPEAEEINVVVESASYDDADSAAGLIDAVRAAVAARLDVHAIVVEIVAPLALPRTTSGKWKRNQVRAQLAPQIARLETPA from the coding sequence ATGGCCATCGGCCACGCACATACGTTCTTGCGCGGACACTGGTCGAACGCCCACGATCCTGAACTCGGACCAGTCAGAAGCGTCGCGCAGAGCGACATCCAGAAAGTAGATGCGATGGAGCCCGAGCATGACTTCGCCACAGTTCCGGACCTCGTAGCATCGCTACATTGCAGTTCCGGTCGGGTTGTGTTCTGCGAGACCGGTGGAGAGTTGGCCCACGTGGACATTCCGGCCGCCGCCGAGCGGGGGGCAGCGAGGCTACGCAGCGTCGGCGTGGGCAAGGGCGATGTGGTTGGACTACTGGTACCCACAAGTGCCGAATTCATCTGTGCTTTCTTCGCAGTGCTTCTTACGGGTGCCGCGGTAGCGGCCCTCCCGATCCCGCCGGTTGTAATGGATCCCGTCGACGTCGCCGCACGGGTGGTGCCGTCGGTGAGGAAAGCAAGGATGCGGTTCCTGCTCGTTCATGGAGTGGGCGAGCCGGTCGGCCAGGCGGTGAGCGCCCGACTGAATGGGCATGGGGAATCGGTAGAGGGGCTGCTATGCAGTGACTTGCTAGCTCCGTTGGGTGCGCCAGTCCCCAATGCTGCGGGGATGATTCTGGCCGATGTCCCTCAGCCCGAGGACATCGCGCTCATCCAGTTCAGCTCCGGAAGCACCAGCGATCCGAAGGGGGTCATGCTCAGTCATCGGGCGGTTCTTGCCGCGCTGAGTTCTACCAATGCGCGTGTGCAGACCGTACCGTCGGACGTCGTGGTCGGCTGGGTCCCCTTGTTCCACGACCTAGGGCTGATAACGCTGCTGTCGTCGTTGGCGGCGGGCATCGAGGCCCGTCTCTTTAGCCCGATATCGCTGGTTCGCGCCCCGGAGGACATCCTTCGGGATATCGCTCGTTCGCGTGGCACTATCACGGGTGGTCCGAACTTCGCTTTCGATCGGATGCTCTCCGCCGCTGAACGTCTTGCCCCGGAGGAGGAGCTGGATCTGAGTTGTTGGCGCATCGCCCTCAATGGCGGAGAGACTGTACGCCCAGAGACCGTCCGACGATTCCGGCGAATTCTAGGTCCCCGCGGGGTCTCGTCTGCGACCATGTACCCGGGCTACGGGCTGGCTGAAGCCACGCTGGGGGTGACGTTGCCGCTGCCAGGCGTAGATCCTCGCGTGCTCACCATTGACCGGCGAAGCCTCGCCCCCGGGTCGCCAGTGGAGATCGTCGAGGACGCAACGCCGGGAATGACGGAACTGGTCGGACTCGGAGTGCCGGTCCCGGAGATCGAACTCTTCGTCCTGGGGCCGGATGGCACGGCTCTACCGGAGCGGCATCTCGGCGAGTTGTGCATCCGGGGAACGACTGTGACGAGCGGCTATCTGCACGACCCTGAGGCTACAGAGCGAGCGTTCACTGGCGGTCTCCTGCACACTGGGGACCTAGGATTCATCGATAATCGTGAACTGTTCATCGCTGGCCGGGTTCAAGAGATGATCATCGTCCGCGGGCGAAACATCTTCCCCTACGATGTCGAAAACGTGGTCCGCGATGTCATCGGCGTGTATCACGGCCACTGCGTCGCGGTGGCGAGACCCGAAGCCGAGGAGATCAACGTGGTGGTCGAGTCCGCGTCCTATGACGATGCCGACTCGGCCGCGGGGCTGATTGACGCCGTTCGGGCCGCGGTCGCCGCCCGACTGGACGTTCACGCCATTGTTGTGGAGATCGTCGCACCGCTCGCGTTGCCGCGGACCACGAGCGGCAAATGGAAGCGCAACCAGGTGCGGGCACAGCTAGCGCCGCAGATTGCTCGATTGGAGACGCCCGCATGA
- a CDS encoding acyl carrier protein, translating to MRTPTLTDIRDSVRASLAEVVRIAPESVQMDRRLNEFPDVDSLALIELITDCEQQWGILLDEDELFDIRTGDDLAQLILRSLASLPTA from the coding sequence ATGAGAACTCCCACATTGACCGATATCAGGGACTCCGTGCGAGCTAGCCTGGCCGAGGTTGTGAGGATAGCGCCGGAGAGCGTCCAGATGGATCGTCGCCTCAACGAGTTCCCAGACGTCGACTCGTTGGCATTGATCGAGTTGATCACCGACTGCGAGCAACAATGGGGGATTCTCCTCGACGAGGACGAGCTGTTTGATATCCGAACCGGTGACGATCTTGCTCAACTCATCCTGCGCTCCCTCGCTTCGTTACCCACGGCATGA
- a CDS encoding cytochrome P450 translates to MLPVQLPEGLTAWVITRYGLGRAALTDPRFIKDLRKVPKTEHSPRGRRYAEDVFAVEGRHMLNSDPPDHARLRRVVAKHFSANAVEQQRREIQSIATNLAATLSSELVTSAQVDLMSTFARPLPEQVLGLILGLPAHNLPMATSLTRALGHRENPSTPAMRTTFNQLVDMIHDLIRDPDSLAPTSLLASLCNAVADGGLSRRESVSTCLMLLGAGISSTAIAIGHGAAMLTTHNALLRQLVNGGRASEVVEELLRHHPPFSFSPWRYAREDVTIEGVTIPAGAVVFVLIAAVNRDPLLYERPEELLISRNRVAHSLTFGYGSHFCVGAHLARAELEIGLRAIFEAIPTLRLASSYDSVQWHGLLFDRAPVSLPVAIGE, encoded by the coding sequence GTGCTGCCGGTGCAGCTGCCGGAGGGACTAACGGCGTGGGTGATCACGCGCTACGGCCTGGGACGCGCCGCGCTGACCGATCCCCGATTCATTAAAGATTTACGGAAGGTCCCGAAGACCGAGCATTCGCCGCGCGGGCGGCGCTACGCAGAGGACGTGTTCGCGGTCGAAGGTCGCCACATGCTAAACAGTGATCCGCCGGATCACGCTCGTCTGCGCCGCGTCGTTGCGAAGCATTTCTCAGCGAACGCCGTGGAGCAACAACGACGCGAGATCCAATCCATTGCCACCAATCTGGCTGCCACCTTGTCTAGTGAGCTGGTCACCTCGGCCCAGGTGGATCTGATGTCGACCTTCGCTCGTCCTCTGCCCGAACAGGTGCTGGGTCTTATCCTTGGCTTGCCCGCGCATAATCTGCCGATGGCGACGTCACTCACGCGCGCTCTCGGGCACCGCGAGAACCCTTCTACGCCGGCCATGAGAACAACATTCAATCAACTGGTCGACATGATCCATGACCTCATTCGCGACCCAGACTCCCTGGCCCCCACGTCGCTTCTGGCGAGTCTATGCAACGCAGTAGCGGACGGCGGATTGAGCCGTCGAGAGTCGGTCTCAACCTGTCTGATGCTACTGGGGGCGGGGATCTCGTCGACCGCGATCGCGATCGGGCATGGCGCCGCGATGCTGACTACCCACAACGCGCTGCTGCGACAACTCGTCAATGGCGGTCGTGCGAGTGAGGTTGTCGAAGAACTGTTGCGCCACCATCCGCCGTTTTCGTTTTCGCCGTGGCGCTACGCTCGCGAGGATGTGACGATCGAAGGTGTGACGATTCCGGCCGGCGCCGTCGTCTTTGTTCTGATCGCTGCTGTCAACCGCGACCCGCTGCTATACGAACGTCCCGAAGAATTGCTGATCTCTCGCAACCGTGTCGCGCATTCGTTGACCTTTGGGTATGGCAGCCACTTCTGCGTCGGCGCGCACCTCGCTCGAGCCGAGTTGGAGATTGGACTGCGGGCAATCTTCGAGGCGATCCCCACCCTGCGTCTCGCGTCCAGCTATGACAGCGTGCAGTGGCACGGACTTCTCTTCGACCGAGCACCGGTTTCGTTGCCCGTAGCAATTGGCGAATAG
- the istB gene encoding IS21-like element helper ATPase IstB: MATPKTAAAARDLSGEISFLTRALKAPTMRDAVARLAERARAESWSHEEFLVACLQREVSARESHGGEGRIRAARFPARKSLEDFDFDHARGLKRDLISHLGTLDFVTAKDNVVFLGPPGTGKTHLATGLAIRACQAGHRVLFASASEWVDRLAVAHRNGTLQTELIRLGRYPLLVIDEVGYIPFEPEAANLFFQLVSSRYERASLIVTSNKPFGRWGEVFGDDVVAAAMIDRLVHHAEVVALKGDSYRLRDRDLGRSAATTPDQE, encoded by the coding sequence ATGGCCACCCCCAAGACTGCTGCTGCGGCCCGCGATCTGAGCGGGGAGATCTCGTTTCTGACGCGGGCGTTGAAGGCACCCACAATGCGTGATGCGGTGGCCCGTCTCGCCGAACGAGCCCGGGCGGAGTCGTGGTCGCATGAGGAGTTCCTCGTCGCCTGCCTGCAACGCGAGGTGTCAGCCCGGGAGTCGCACGGCGGGGAAGGTCGGATCCGGGCCGCTCGGTTCCCGGCCCGCAAATCGTTGGAGGACTTCGACTTCGATCACGCCCGCGGCCTGAAACGTGACCTGATCTCCCACCTCGGGACGCTGGACTTCGTCACCGCCAAAGACAACGTCGTGTTCCTCGGTCCGCCCGGCACCGGAAAAACTCACCTTGCCACCGGGCTCGCGATCCGGGCTTGCCAAGCGGGGCACCGGGTCCTGTTCGCGAGCGCCAGTGAGTGGGTTGACCGGCTCGCCGTCGCGCACCGCAACGGCACACTGCAGACCGAGCTGATCCGGCTCGGGCGTTACCCGCTGCTGGTCATCGACGAAGTCGGCTACATCCCCTTCGAACCGGAAGCAGCGAACTTGTTCTTCCAACTCGTCTCCTCCCGCTACGAACGAGCATCGCTGATCGTCACCAGCAACAAACCCTTCGGACGGTGGGGCGAAGTGTTCGGCGACGATGTCGTCGCCGCCGCCATGATCGACCGCCTCGTTCACCACGCCGAAGTCGTCGCCCTCAAAGGCGACAGCTACCGACTCAGAGACCGAGACCTCGGCCGCTCCGCGGCCACAACACCAGACCAAGAATGA